Proteins co-encoded in one Glycine soja cultivar W05 unplaced genomic scaffold, ASM419377v2 tig00010407_1_pilon, whole genome shotgun sequence genomic window:
- the LOC114404237 gene encoding expansin-like B1 — MELSLNHQLGLVCVILLFPALCSCNEYFTNSRASYYNTPDGLGNPRGACGFEEYGRTINNGSVAAVSGLWRNGAGCGTCYWVRCKIPQYCGKGVQVVATDSGAGDGTDFIMSKRGFSGLARNVAASKELFKRGVVDIAFTRVPCNYPSNIKLRVHKSSKNPGYLAVLLLNVNGVRDITAVEMWQRGQKRWEPLRRVYGAVFDYANPPSGAILLRFQVGYGYWLPSNNPIPANWKPGATYDTKVQIYEKGN, encoded by the exons ATGGAACTAAGTCTTAACCACCAACTTGGGCTTGTTTGTGTAATATTGCTCTTCCCTGCACTATGTAGCTGCAACGAATACTTTACGAACTCCAGAGCAAGCTATTATAATACCCCTGATGGCCTTGGGAATCCAA GGGGAGCTTGTGGCTTTGAAGAATATGGAAGAACGATTAATAATGGAAGTGTGGCTGCTGTATCTGGGCTATGGAGGAATGGTGCTGGCTGTGGCACATGTTATTGG GTAAGGTGCAAAATTCCACAATACTGCGGGAAAGGAGTGCAGGTGGTGGCCACAGACTCTGGTGCGGGAGACGGAACAGACTTCATAATGAGCAAACGTGGATTCTCAGGATTGGCACGCAACGTAGCTGCTTCTAAGGAGCTGTTCAAACGCGGGGTGGTGGATATTGCATTCACAAGGGTTCCCTGTAACTACCCTTCTAACATTAAGCTCCGTGTCCACAAGAGCAGCAAAAACCCTGGCTACTTAGCTGTCCTGCTTCTCAACGTAAATGGAGTACGCGACATCACGGCTGTTGAGATGTGGCAG AGAGGGCAGAAACGTTGGGAGCCACTACGCAGGGTGTATGGGGCAGTGTTTGACTATGCTAACCCACCCAGTGGTGCAATTCTCTTGAGGTTTCAAGTTGGCTATGGATATTGGCTGCCTTCAAATAACCCAATCCCTGCTAATTGGAAGCCTGGTGCTACTTATGACACCAAAGTCCAGATTTATGAGAAaggaaattaa